AAGACCCTAAAGATGTTGCTGATTGTGGTGAGTTACCACCTTGAAGGTTATTGCTTAAAATAGTTTCAACGTCAATAACGCTTAAAATGTTAATTGTATTTGGCATAGTTAATAGTTTTAAGGTTCCTACTCGTAAGGCTTTTCGGATTCCGCCTCGTTTTTTTTAGTGGGGACTGCTCCACAAAAGGTTGGTTAGTTGAAATAAGTATGCTAGCGATTATTTCTGAAGTAAAACTACAGTAGAATAAGAGGTGAAAAGATTAAAATGGAATAAGAGCGGATTTCTTTTCCATAAAAAAAGGAATTGTTGGAATATGGTAGTTTAGTTATTAGTTGTGAGTTGTGAGTTGTGAGTTGTGAGTTGTGAGAATTTAATATGTAGTTGTGTTATTCGATGTCACTTTGAGTGAAATTGTAAGAAGCGAAGCGAATTAAGTAAGAATGGTTCTCGATACAATTTTTCTTCCATTGCATTCAGAAAAACCACTCGAACTGACAGATCAGGTTATTACGAGCGGAACAAAGTGGAGTGAAGTAATCTTATCAAAGATAAGTTAGTTTTCGGTGTCACTTCGAGTGAAATTATAAGAAGCGAGGCGAATTATAATTTAGTATCGAGAAGAGAAGAAGCAAAAATAGTTCTCGGTACAATTTTTCCTCCATTGCATTCAGAAAAACTACTCGAACTGACAGTTGAGGTCATTACGAACTGAACAAAGTGGAGTGAAGTAATCTTTTTATTTGGGGCTACGAATTTACTTTAGTGTACGGAATCGTTTAATGATATCCTTATAACGTTCGCTAAGCGTTACCGTATGGTTTTCTTGTAGTACAATTAAATTGTCGGTAGGAACAATCTCGGTAATCTTTTCAATGTTTACAATGAAGTTTCTGTGAGTTCTAGAGAATTTGGTATTGTCTAATAATTGTAAAATCTTTTTCAAAGAAATCAAAATAACAAACTTCTCACTAGAGGTAATAATATTGCAATACTTTTCTTCTACCTCAATATAAATAATGTCAGAAAGCAGTACTTTTTTTAAGGATTTCCCTTTTTTAATAAACAAGTAATCATTGCTAATAACAGTATCCTCTTCTTCCGTAATAAATACATCCTCTTGCTCGTAAAACTTCTCCACAGCCATTTCTATGGCATATAAAACCTCTAATTCATTAAAAGGCTTCATTAAAAAACTAAAAGGTTGGGTAAGTTTGGCGCGTTCAAATATTTTACGGTCGGTACTACTGGTTAAAAACACAAATGGTTTCGAAGCTTCTGGTACCGTATTAATGGTTTCTGCAAAAGTAATTCCATCAGGTACTCCATCTAGGAAGATATCAATAATTACAATATCTACTTTTACCTTGTAAAATAACCCCAAAGCATCTTTAAAATTACGGGCAATCCCAGATACCGTATAGTTATTGTCTGCTAGTACTTTAACTAATCGATCGCTTTCTTGAGGGGTATCCTCAATTATTAAAATATTTACATTATCCATTAAGAGGTGTTTTAGGTAAAGATACAATCATTTTAGTACCTTTTCCTAATTCACTTTCAATATCAAATTTTCCGTGATTCTTTTTTATCATCGATTTACATAATTGCAACCCTAAACCGGTTCCAATCACATCTTCATGCTCTTTTTTATTTAAAAGAACAGAGTCTTCTAATAATTTTAAACGGGTTTCTTCGCTCATTCCTAATCCGGTATCTTCAATAACCAAATCGCAATAATCTTCAGAAGAATTTCTAGAATATATTTTAATACTTCCGTTGGGTTTAGAGAATTTAATGGCGTTGTCTAACAAATTTCTCAATACAATTTTAAGAGATTCTTGATCGGCGTATATGACTTCTTTTTTAGAAACGGTATTTTCAAAAGACAATTCTTTTTCTAGTAGTAAAGGTTGGTAATTGTATGAAACGTGTTCTGCTATAATAAACAAACGATGTTTGTCTATATAAAAATACTGTTGTTCGGTTTGTAGTAAAGCCCAATTTAGAAGATTGTCTAATAACCCATAGGCACCATTTACAATACTACTGTTCTTTTGTAATAAGTTCTCTAGGGCAGTTAGGTTTTTAGATTCTAAATTATCAATAAGTACTTTGTTACTCGATTTTAAAGCATTTACGGAAGAACGTAAATCATGACTTACAATAGAAAAAAGTTTGTCTTTGGTTGTGTTGAGTTCATCTAAAGTCTCTTTTTGAGAAGCAATAATTTTATTTGATTTAACCTTTTCTCTATAAAAATAAACAGCAATGCCTAATAGGATTAATAAACCGATAGCAGAATATAAGAAGATCTTACGTTGGGTTTCTTTCAATTCATTTTGTACCTGTAAAATATCAACCTCATTTTGTTTTTGCTGTACAGCAAATTCTTTTTCTTTTTGACCCAATTCATAAATTCTTGCTTTATTATATATTGAGTCTACCCAAATTTCCATTTCTTTTCTATATTTTAAAGCATCTTGAAAATTTTTGCGATTTTCTTCAAAAACAGCCATATTTTTAGCAGTTTTTCTTTTAATATCAAATAAGTCTTTTTTTTGATTAAATTGAATGTTGTTCAATTTCTTTGATAATTTATAAGCTTTCTTGAAATAATTATAAGCTTTGATATCTTTTGATTTTGAATAATATAAATTGGCAATATTATTAGAATTATCAATGAGTTTTAATGTGTCTTTTATGTTATTATCAAGTTTTTTAAAGTAAAAATCAGCTTTGTTATATTCATCTAATAAAAAATGACACAGAGCAAGATTGTTATAAATAGAGTTTTTATCAAAGTAAAGTACTTTTTCTTCTGGTAATTTGGAAAGGGGAATCAAGTATTCTATAGCTTTGGTATAATCAGATATTGACATATATATATAAGCTAAATAAAATTCTTTAATATTGTAAAACTTAAAATCTTTTGAGACCAAAAGCAAATGTTTTTCTGCTTCATTAAAAATTCCTTTGTTAGTTAAACTTATTCCTTTAAAATAGTGATATAATTCAACGGATTTTTTGTTTTTAGAAGATTTTATAACTTGATTTTCAGTATATATTAATGTAGAATCCCACTGTTTTTTTGAGAAAAATGTTGCAGCTTTTCTTAGATTTGGAGAGCTTTTAAATTGGTTTGAATATTCAAGTACTTTTGTATAGAGAAGACTATCTTTTTTTTGGGAGTAAACGAAGCAAAAAGTAGATATATAAAAAAAAAATAAAAGTAATTTTTGACGCATATCTGGTTTAATAAATTACTCACAAATTAAAAAAAAAAACGTTCTGATTTCAATCAGAACGTTTTTTTGTTTTATTTATTTTTTATTTCTTCTTCAGGCGGTTTACTAAAAGATACTTCAGTACCTTTTGAGGTTTCGGTACCATCTCCGTTAACCATTATGTGGATTGAAGTGTTAATAGAGTCATATAGATGAACAGATGGATGTTTAGTACCTGTCAATATTCTTCCATCACCATTTTGAACACTTATGGTCCATTTATATAGATTTGAAGGTATTTCGGTATGTTCATAGTTAAATTCTACAATAAAAGCAGATTCCGAATCGTCATAATATAAACTAGGTGTTCCAGTATATCCTGAGTCTATACCAACTACAATAGTTAAGTCATAAGGCATTCTATTGGGGTCATAACCAATAGGGTTCATGTAAGCACTTAATGGTTTAGCAACAAGTATTTGATTTCCTTTGGCATCAGTGCCAAAATGAAAATCACTGCTAGGAGAAGTAGTATTTTCTTTAGTTGCCGTACTTGGTATTAATGTTTTTCCCATAATAATATGTTTTTTGAATGATTAGACAACCGAAAAGTAGTAAATAAAAAATGGCTAGGTATTAATTTATGAATAAGAGTGAAAATAAATGGAACAAGAGCAGATATTTGTGGAATATGATTAAAATCGGATAGCTAATTTTTTCAACAAACGCAACACTTCTACATACAACCAAATTAAGGTGATCAATAATCCCCAAGTAGCCAGCCATTCACGTTCTTTAGGACATCGACCTACTTGTTTGTCAATATAATAAAAGTCTAAGAGTAAGCTAAACGAAGCCACGAAAGCTGCAATAACGTTAAAACCTATGGCAAACCACGAAGTTCCCCATAAATAAGGAACGTCAATTTTTAAGAACCATAAAATCCACCCAATAAAATAGAACATAAAAATACTTACAGTTGCCGTAATAATAATGGCTCTAAATTCTTTGGTAACCTTAATTATTCGCCATTTATATAAGCTAAGCATTACAAAAAAAGTAATGATGGTTACTCCAATAGCTTGAAAGGGTAGGTTTGGAAAATGTTGATGAGCTATAGCACTAATGCCCCCTAAGAAAAAGCCTTTAGCCAAAGCATATACAGGTAATACATATTTAGCAGCACTATGTTTAAAGGAGATAAATAAACTACAAGCAATGGCAACAAATCCACCAATAGCCGTATACCATTTGGTATTCACACCACTAAAAAATAAATGCCAAGTATAACTTGCAGTTAAAGCAACCAAGCTGAGCATACAAAGAGATTTTAGTAAAATACCTCCAATAGACATGTTGGTTTTTGAGTAGTACCTTGATTTTTTCCAGAAGTATCGATTAAAAGCCGGATTAGATGTTCGTAAACCAAAAACGCCCATAAACAATTTAAATGATTAGTTTTGTGTTTGTACAAAGTACGAAAATTTGAAGACAGAAAAAATCATATTAGGTATTGACCCAGGAACCTCTATTATGGGGTTTGGAATTATTAAGATCATCGGAAAGAAGATGGAATTTGTTCAAATGAATGAGCTACTTCTAAAAAAGTACGATGACCATTATTTAAAGTTAAAAATCATTTTTGAAAGAACCATTGAATTGATTGATACATACAATCCAGATGAAATTGCTTTAGAAGCGCCGTTTTATGGAAAAAATGTACAATCGATGTTGAAGTTAGGTCGTGCACAGGGAGTGGCGATGGCAGCCGGATTATCCAGACAAATTCCAGTAACCGAATATGCGCCTAAGAAAATAAAAATGGCGATTACAGGAAAAGGAACTTCTAGTAAAGAGCAAGTAGCTTTAATGCTAAAATCTTTATTGAACCTGAAAGAACTTCCGAAGAATTTAGATGCTACAGATGGTTTAGCAGCTGCGGTTTGTCATTATTATAACTCAGGAACCAAAATAGGAGGGAAGAACTATACTGGTTGGGCAGCCTTTGTAAAACAGAATCCTAAAAAGATAGGGTAATTCATTATGGAAGCTATTTGTAAAAATTGCGAATCGAAAATAGAAGGGAACTACTGCAATCATTGTGGACAGAGAACTGCTATAGATAAAGTTTCTTTCAAAGAAACGTTCCAAGACTTAGCAAATGCTTTCTTCTCTGTAGATGCACCGTTTTACTTAACATTTAAAGAACTCTTTTTAAATCCAGGAAAACTCTTTAGGGCATTTTTAGAAGGTAAACGAAAAACCTATTACAAACCAGTATCTTTTTTTGTACTTACCATGATTGTGTATTTGCTAACAAGATCGCTTATAAATTATGATCCCATGACTACGGCAGGTGTTAAAGTAGATGGACATATTTTAGCCAAAGCTGGTAAATACATGGTAAAGAATATCAACAATATCATGTTTGTTTTTGTGTTCTCTCTAGGGGTGTTTTTAAAAGCTTTTTTCTATAAAAAATATAGTTTAGCAGAGTATACTGCGATAGCGTTTTATCTAATTGGTGTATATACCATATTCGGAACCATAACGATGTTTTATTTAAAGTATAAAGGACCTAATTACAAAGTAGTTCCAATGATACTTTTTTTGATGTACTTGATATATGCTTTGATTTCTTTTTTTCAGAAAAATAAAATTGTTGTGTTAATCAAAACTATATTTGTGTTTTTATTATCATTTAGTACCTATACCTTACTAGGGTTTTTTATGTCCTTATTGATCGTTTGGCTTAGAAATTAATCATGGCAGGAATTTATATACACATACCTTTTTGCAAGCAAGCTTGCTATTATTGCGATTTTCATTTTTCAACATCATTGAAGAAGTATGATGAGATGCTTTCTGCAATAAAATTCGAGTTAATTTTAAGGAAAGATGAATTGAAGGATGAAGTTGTTGAAACGATCTATTTTGGAGGAGGAACTCCGAGCTTATTGGCTGCTGAAGATGTAGAGTTTTTACTAAACATCATAAAAATAAATTACACAGTTTTAGAAGACCCGGAAATTACGCTTGAAGCAAATCCAGATGATTTATCTAAAGAACAACTCATTAAACTATCTAAAACTCCTATAAATAGATTAAGCATCGGAATTCAATCTTTTTTTGAAGAAGATTTAAAATTAATGAATCGTGCGCACAATGCAGAAGAAGCAAAGAACTGTTTATTAGTAGCAACTCAATACTTCGACAATATAACGATTGATTTGATATACGGAGTTCCGAATATGACTAACAAGCGATGGAAGGAAAACTTACAAATAGCTTTTGATTTTGGGATTCATCATATTTCGAGTTATGCGTTAACGGTAGAACCTAAAACAGCTTTAGAATCTTTTATAAATAATGGAAAAATACCTTCGCCAGATGAAACTGTAGCCAAAGAACATTTTGATATTCTGGTGGAAGAAACAGCAAAAAACGGATTTGTACATTATGAGATTTCTAATTTTGGAAAGCCTAATTACTTTTCAAAACACAATACCTCTTATTGGTTGAATAAAAAATACGTAGGAATAGGTCCTTCTGCACATTCCTTTAACAAAACACATAGAAGTTGGAACGTAGCTAATAATGCTAAGTATATAAAAGTCTTAAAAGAAGGAACACTTCCTTTAGAAGTAGAAGAATTAACCAAAGAAGATCGGTTTAACGAATATTTAATGACGGGTTTACGAACCATATGGGGAGTGTCCTTAAATCAAGTTGCTGAAGAGTTTGGTGCCGAATTCAAAGAAACCTTACTTAAAAATGCCAATCGATTTATTCAAGAAGGATT
The sequence above is a segment of the Tenacibaculum sp. 190130A14a genome. Coding sequences within it:
- the ruvC gene encoding crossover junction endodeoxyribonuclease RuvC — its product is MKTEKIILGIDPGTSIMGFGIIKIIGKKMEFVQMNELLLKKYDDHYLKLKIIFERTIELIDTYNPDEIALEAPFYGKNVQSMLKLGRAQGVAMAAGLSRQIPVTEYAPKKIKMAITGKGTSSKEQVALMLKSLLNLKELPKNLDATDGLAAAVCHYYNSGTKIGGKNYTGWAAFVKQNPKKIG
- a CDS encoding Bax inhibitor-1/YccA family protein produces the protein MGVFGLRTSNPAFNRYFWKKSRYYSKTNMSIGGILLKSLCMLSLVALTASYTWHLFFSGVNTKWYTAIGGFVAIACSLFISFKHSAAKYVLPVYALAKGFFLGGISAIAHQHFPNLPFQAIGVTIITFFVMLSLYKWRIIKVTKEFRAIIITATVSIFMFYFIGWILWFLKIDVPYLWGTSWFAIGFNVIAAFVASFSLLLDFYYIDKQVGRCPKEREWLATWGLLITLIWLYVEVLRLLKKLAIRF
- the hemW gene encoding radical SAM family heme chaperone HemW; the protein is MAGIYIHIPFCKQACYYCDFHFSTSLKKYDEMLSAIKFELILRKDELKDEVVETIYFGGGTPSLLAAEDVEFLLNIIKINYTVLEDPEITLEANPDDLSKEQLIKLSKTPINRLSIGIQSFFEEDLKLMNRAHNAEEAKNCLLVATQYFDNITIDLIYGVPNMTNKRWKENLQIAFDFGIHHISSYALTVEPKTALESFINNGKIPSPDETVAKEHFDILVEETAKNGFVHYEISNFGKPNYFSKHNTSYWLNKKYVGIGPSAHSFNKTHRSWNVANNAKYIKVLKEGTLPLEVEELTKEDRFNEYLMTGLRTIWGVSLNQVAEEFGAEFKETLLKNANRFIQEGLLTVTSSDFDENQKCIEKLKTTPKGKFLADGLASELFII
- a CDS encoding HAMP domain-containing sensor histidine kinase; its protein translation is MSISDYTKAIEYLIPLSKLPEEKVLYFDKNSIYNNLALCHFLLDEYNKADFYFKKLDNNIKDTLKLIDNSNNIANLYYSKSKDIKAYNYFKKAYKLSKKLNNIQFNQKKDLFDIKRKTAKNMAVFEENRKNFQDALKYRKEMEIWVDSIYNKARIYELGQKEKEFAVQQKQNEVDILQVQNELKETQRKIFLYSAIGLLILLGIAVYFYREKVKSNKIIASQKETLDELNTTKDKLFSIVSHDLRSSVNALKSSNKVLIDNLESKNLTALENLLQKNSSIVNGAYGLLDNLLNWALLQTEQQYFYIDKHRLFIIAEHVSYNYQPLLLEKELSFENTVSKKEVIYADQESLKIVLRNLLDNAIKFSKPNGSIKIYSRNSSEDYCDLVIEDTGLGMSEETRLKLLEDSVLLNKKEHEDVIGTGLGLQLCKSMIKKNHGKFDIESELGKGTKMIVSLPKTPLNG
- a CDS encoding response regulator transcription factor gives rise to the protein MDNVNILIIEDTPQESDRLVKVLADNNYTVSGIARNFKDALGLFYKVKVDIVIIDIFLDGVPDGITFAETINTVPEASKPFVFLTSSTDRKIFERAKLTQPFSFLMKPFNELEVLYAIEMAVEKFYEQEDVFITEEEDTVISNDYLFIKKGKSLKKVLLSDIIYIEVEEKYCNIITSSEKFVILISLKKILQLLDNTKFSRTHRNFIVNIEKITEIVPTDNLIVLQENHTVTLSERYKDIIKRFRTLK
- a CDS encoding DUF3667 domain-containing protein, producing MEAICKNCESKIEGNYCNHCGQRTAIDKVSFKETFQDLANAFFSVDAPFYLTFKELFLNPGKLFRAFLEGKRKTYYKPVSFFVLTMIVYLLTRSLINYDPMTTAGVKVDGHILAKAGKYMVKNINNIMFVFVFSLGVFLKAFFYKKYSLAEYTAIAFYLIGVYTIFGTITMFYLKYKGPNYKVVPMILFLMYLIYALISFFQKNKIVVLIKTIFVFLLSFSTYTLLGFFMSLLIVWLRN